In a single window of the Canis lupus dingo isolate Sandy chromosome 18, ASM325472v2, whole genome shotgun sequence genome:
- the MRGPRG gene encoding mas-related G-protein coupled receptor member G: MFGFWRAFTNVLFYLTLAIGLGGLLGNGLVLWHLGFHIKKGPFSVYVLHLAAADFLFLGFQVGFSIAQAALGSKDNLYFAVTFVGFAVGLWLLAALNAERCLSLLFPTCYQGHRPRHTSGVICGLVWALTPPAVLLPAHTCGLLRASKRPLTCLRYHAASVTWLLSLACVACVAGLVLFIWVACCSQRPRPQFFGVTVGSALLLCFCGLPLVLYWSLQPLLSFPLPAFFPLAVLLACVHGSAKPLLHFMAGRRPGPRQPLRALLQRSLGEQAQRGARGLSLPMSLM; encoded by the coding sequence ATGTTCGGGTTCTGGAGAGCCTTCACCAACGTGCTCTTCTACCTCACTCTGGCCATCGGCCTCGGAGGGCTGCTGGGCAACGGGCTGGTCCTCTGGCATCTGGGCTTCCACATCAAGAAGGGCCCCTTCTCCGTGTATGTCCTCCACCTGGCCGCCGCGGACTTCCTGTTCCTCGGCTTCCAGGTGGGCTTCTCCATCGCCCAGGCCGCCCTGGGCTCCAAGGACAACCTCTACTTCGCTGTCACCTTCGTGGGCTTCGCCGTGGGGCTCTGGCTGCTGGCGGCCCTGAACGCCGAgcgctgcctctctctcctcttccccacctgCTACCAGGGCCACCGCCCCAGGCACACCTCGGGCGTCATCTGCGGCCTGGTCTGGGCCCTGACCCCGCCGGCCGTGCTGCTGCCGGCCCACACCTGCGGCCTGCTGCGGGCCAGCAAGCGGCCGCTCACCTGCCTGCGGTACCACGCGGCCAGCGTCACGTGGCTGCTGTCCCTGGCCTGCGTGGCCTGCGTGGCCGGACTGGTCCTCTTCATCTGGGTGGCCTGCTGCTCACAGCGCCCGCGGCCCCAGTTCTTCGGCGTCACCGTGGGCTCCGCGCTCCTGCTCTGCTTCTGCGGCCTGCCCCTGGTCCTCTACTGGAGCCTGCAGCCCCTCCTCAGCTTCCCGCTGCCCGCCTTCTTCCCGCTGGCCGTGCTCCTGGCCTGCGTCCACGGCAGCGCCAAGCCGCTCCTCCACTTCATGGCCGGCCGGCGGCCGGGCCCGCGCCAGCCCCTGCGGGCCCTGCTGCAGAGGTCCCTGGGGGAGCAGGCCCAGCGGGGGGCCCGCGGGCTGTCCCTGCCCATGAGCCTCATGTAG